In Macadamia integrifolia cultivar HAES 741 chromosome 1, SCU_Mint_v3, whole genome shotgun sequence, a single window of DNA contains:
- the LOC122074050 gene encoding trafficking protein particle complex subunit 3-like, translating into MAPLAPRSGDPVVANVERVNAELFTLTYGAIVRQLLTDLEEVEEVNKQLDQMGYNIGIRLIDEFLAKSGVSSCVDFKETAEVIAKVGFKMFLGVTASVTNWDTDGTTCSLVMEDNPLVDFVELPDTCQGLYYCNVLSGVIRGALEMQMLSDLQRNASRNKLNFIL; encoded by the exons ATGGCTCCTCTTGCCCCAAGGTCTGGAGATCCGGTGGTCGCCAATGTCGAGCGGGTG AATGCGGAATTGTTTACCCTCACTTATGGGGCGATCGTTCGGCAGCTGCTTACGGATCTGGAGGAGGTCGAGGAAGTCAACAAGCAGCTCGATCAGAT GGGTTACAATATTGGAATTCGATTGATTGATGAATTTCTTGCAAAGTCTGGTGTTTCAAGCTGTGTTGACTTCAAGGAGACAGCTGAAGTGATTGCAAAG GTGGGGTTTAAGATGTTTTTAGGGGTCACTGCATCTGTGACCAATTGGGATACTGATGGGACAACTTGCAGTCTTGTTATGGAGGATAATCCATTAGTAGATTTTGTTGAACTTCCAGATACGTGCCAGGGTCTATATTACTGCAACGTCTTGAGTGGAGTTATCAGAGGGGCCCTCGAAATG CAAATGCTAAGTGATCTTCAAAGGAATGCATCTCGGAACAAgctgaattttattttgtaa
- the LOC122078861 gene encoding ubiquitin-NEDD8-like protein RUB2, whose product MDVFFEIPKGKRFTIEVGYFDTVLEMKEKIQKYEGFPISRQILVFNGQVMADELDTEFYEVLNRSRIQLILEPEPPTANKQPPPPATVVKLEESSSTSSSPPRKLQILVKSGKKQFPLSMDPTETVLRLREKIHEAEGLPLNRFNLSFMGVDLMEDRSLRDYAITDHAEINVVKPLSLVVTTTSASNAAIASPPSAGAAAAAASSKKLKLMVLPKGGTKIPVEVNASDNVGELKKELQKLHKQHSHPNLPTESYFFIYKQNVMDEDRSFRWHEVRQGDTIEIFIGSVTGGGT is encoded by the coding sequence ATGGATGTGTTCTTCGAAATCCCCAAAGGCAAGAGGTTCACCATTGAAGTGGGCTATTTCGATACAGTATTAGAGATGAAAGAAAAGATTCAGAAATACGAAGGCTTCCCCATCTCTCGACAAATCTTAGTTTTTAATGGTCAAGTCATGGCGGACGAGCTTGATACTGAGTTCTATGAGGTCTTAAATCGCTCTCGAATCCAACTCATTCTGGAACCTGAACCTCCGACTGCTAAtaaacaaccaccaccaccagccACGGTGGTGAAGCTGGAAGAATCATCATCCACCTCATCTTCTCCACCAAGAAAACTTCAAATCCTCGTAAAAAGTGGTAAGAAACAGTTTCCCCTTTCCATGGATCCAACAGAGACAGTTTTAAGATTGAGGGAGAAGATCCATGAGGCTGAAGGTCTCCCTCTCAATCGATTCAATCTATCCTTCATGGGTGTTGATTTGATGGAAGATCGATCTCTTAGGGATTACGCCATAACTGACCACGCCGAGATCAATGTCGTCAAGCCTCTATCTCTTGTTGTTACGACGACATCTGCTTCTAATGCGGCGATAGCATCACCACCGTCGGCAGGAGCCGCCGCCGCCGCTGCAAGTTCTAAGAAACTGAAATTAATGGTGTTGCCGAAAGGAGGAACAAAAATTCCAGTGGAGGTGAATGCATCTGATAATGTGGGGGAATTGAAGAAGGAACTGCAGAAGTTGCACAAACAGCATAGTCATCCAAATCTTCCAACAGAAagttatttctttatttacaaACAGAATGTGATGGATGAGGATCGATCCTTCCGATGGCATGAAGTGCGACAAGGTGATACCATTGAGATCTTCATTGGAAGTGTAACAGGAGGTGGAACATGA
- the LOC122082383 gene encoding transcription factor CPC-like, with the protein MADSDRSSDDSSVDSRGESSEDSKLEFTEDEETLIARMYNLLGERWSLIAGRIPGRTAEEIEKYWTSRYSTSSE; encoded by the exons ATGGCTGATTCAGATCGCTCTTCTGATGATAGCTCCGTGGATTCTCGAG GGGAAAGCAGTGAAGACTCAAAGCTGGAGTTCACAGAAGATGAGGAGACATTAATTGCTCGAATGTATAATCTGCTTGGGGAGAG GTGGTCTCTAATTGCTGGGAGAATTCCAGGAAGAACAGCAGAGGAGATTGAGAAGTACTGGACCTCAAGATACTCCACAAGTAGTGAATGA